DNA from Vibrio japonicus:
AACCAGAAAGTGAAGCCAGTGAAAGCCGCTCAGCAATGGCTGAAAGAGAATCCAGAGCAAATCGAACCTTGGCTGAAAGGCGTCACAACGCTTGCGGGTGAAGATGCGGCTCAAGCAGTAACGAACTATATCAACTCAAAAGCGTAATTTAACTGGGCGAGCGATTTTGGCTCGCCCAACAAAATAAAGGTGTATTGTGAATTTTATTACAGACAACAAAATCCCCTTAGGTCAATGGATGGAAACGGGCGTAGATTGGTTGACGACCAATGCGTCTGGCCTGTTTGACGCGATTTCCATTTTTCTCGAAACCATCATTCTTTTTGTTGTAGATATTTTTAAGTGGATGCCGCCAGCTGCGCCTATCGTACTGACGGCTGCGATCGCATGGTATTTGCACCGTAGCGTGCCACTGGTGCTGTTTATTGTCGCGGCGCTACTGACCATTTTGAACCTTGGATACTGGCAAGAAATGCTGGAAACCTTTGTCTTAGTCTTTGCGGCGACAACGATTTCCGTATTAATTGGTGTTCCTCTTGGCATTATGGCGGCGCATCGTCCTTGGTTATATACGCTGCTCAGACCAATTCTCGATTTGATGCAGACGGTGCCGACTTTTGTTTACCTGATCCCGACACTGGTTCTGTTTGGTTTGGGTATCGTTCCGGGGCTTATCTCGACCATCATTTTCGCCATCGCGGCGCCAATCCGTTTAACCTATCTCGGGATCACCAAAGTGCCTGAAGAGCTGATTGAAGCGGGTAAAGCGTTCGGTGCCAACCGTATGAAGCTGCTATTCAAAGTTGAGCTTCCTGCTGCGATGCCAAGCATTATGGCGGGGGTGACTCAGTGCATTATGTTGTCACTGTCGATGGTGGTCATTGCTGCGCTTGTTGGCGCGGATGGTTTAGGTAAACCCGTCGTTCGAGCGCTCAACACGGTGAACATTTCGCAAGGCTTTGAAGCCGGACTGGCGATTGTACTTGTCGCGATCATTCTCGACCGCCTATGTAAAACACCTAACCAGAAGGAAGCATAATCATGGACGCAATTACGATTAAAAACCTTGATGTGGTATTTGGTGATCAGCAACAGAAAGCGTTGGAGTTACTCGACCAAGGCAAAGCCCGTCAGGAGATCATCGATCAAACTGGTCAAGTCGTTGGTGTGGATAACGTCAGCATGAGCGTTAAAGAGGGCGAAATCTGTGTCTTGATGGGGCTCTCTGGCTCGGGTAAATCCAGTTTGCTAAGGGCGGTGAATGGTTTGAATGCTATCTCGCGCGGCGCACTGGAAATCAAAGATGGTGAGCAGAAAGTTGACCTAGCGAATTGTGACGAATCCACATTGCGTCATCTGCGTACTCACCGCATTTCAATGGTGTTCCAGAAGTTCGCTCTAATGCCTTGGTTGAGCGTGCTCGATAACGTCGCATTTGGCCTAGAGATGCAAGGTATGCCTAAAGCGGAACGCAGAGAGAAAGCCAAGCAGCAGCTTGGTATGGTTGGGTTGACTGAATGGGCGGATAAGTTTCCACACGAGCTTTCAGGAGGTATGCAGCAACGTGTCGGCCTAGCACGCGCTTTTGCCATGGATACCGATATCTTGCTGATGGATGAACCCTTTTCCGCGCTTGACCCGCTGATTCGCGCACAGTTGCAAGATGAGCTGATCGCGCTGCAAGAAAAGCTCAATAAGACCATCTTATTTGTCAGCCATGACCTCGATGAAGCGCTGAAAATAGGCAACAATATTGCGATTATGGAGTCGGGGAAACTCATCCAGCACGGTAAGCCAGAGCAGATCGTGTTGCAGCCAGAAACCGAATACGTTCGTGATTTTGTCGCGCACACCAATCCATTGAATGTGTTAAAAGGACGCTCGTTAATGCAACCAGTGGGCGAACTAAAGCAGCAGCAAGATAAACTTGAAGTCTGCTCGGCTAAGCAAGTATGGGTAGAGCAAACTCCCGCGAGTGTTCAGCTTGTGGAAAGCAAAAACCTTAAGTTGATTGAATGGCAGCAAGGTCAGTTTGATATTGATCAGGTGGACCAAAATACCATCGTAGTGGCTAGCCCAGAGATTGGTATGAGAGAAGCGATTGAGCTTAAGCAGCGTAGTGGTCAACCAATACTGCTGGTCGAGAATGGTAAGCTGGTGGGCGTGCTCAACGACAGCAACTTCTATGACGCGTTGCTAGGCAATTATAACGCTCCACAAGCGGCGTAGCTTGCGGAGCGGTTCAGTAGTCTTAGTGTTCGTTATGTAGCAGTGCATCGAAGCGTGGATTACCGTGTAGCCCTTCTAAATCAGGCTCTGTGTTGATCAGGTCTCGGATAGAAGGGCTCGCTTCGATCGCGCGCTCCAAATCTTCAATCGCTTGCTCTTCAACCCCAAGACGAGAGTAGGCACACGCACGTTGGTACAGTGCAGGTCCGTTGGTTGTATCAAGATCAAGCACTCGGTTTGAAAGGCTGAGTGCCCAGTGGTACTCGTTGATTTCCATTGCGGCGTCAGCTTTGTACGTCAGTGCTTCCAAATCCCCTGGGCGAATGCCCAAAATCTCATCGTAAACATCAATCTTCTGTTCTGGCGTTGGCATGCTTTGCGCACGCAGCCACAGGTTGTGGATCTCGTTGATCTTCTCTATTTCTCTGTTGTTCTCACTAATGATGCGTGTCTTACGCTTCAAATCGCGCTCCAGCACACTGAATTTTTTTTCGTACTCTTTGGCAATCGCGTCAAGGCGTTTGTCAGCCATCTCTCTAGTATTACTTTTGAATTCATTCAAAGATTGCCAGCCAACAAAGGCAATTAACGAAGCGACACCCGCAATGATGTAGAAAAAGTACGTTACCGTGACGTTGGCGTAGTTGAGTGATTTGTCGGCAACGGAAAGCTCGCGATCGGTGATTTGAATGACCAGTTTTCGCTCTAAGTCTTGTTGCTCCTGTCTCAATGCTTTGAGCTCATCGAGTATGTATCGCTCCATTAAAGGGCGGTCGAGCAAATCGCTCTCAGAGTATGACTTTTGTTCGGCGAGTGTCGGCTGGACAAAAGAAAACAGCCCCAAGAGAAGTATCAAAATGCGCATATGCAAGTCATCCGTTTGTTTCTTTATTTTATCGTAGAAGCACGGTAACAAATTCGCGTGCCAGTTAGTATGGCAATTCGCAGGAAATTCAGATTCTTGCACGAAACTAACCTGCTACATGCCTGAGCGATTCCCGATTCCTGTCAGATATTGATAGCTAAATAGATTAGAGTCCTAACCTTTTTTATGTATTTTTTACTCATTAAGCGTGATCTGCGTCACATTAACGCCGATATATTTTGATTTTAATTGGTGTTGTAGAGTCATAATAAATACGAAATTTGTTTAGAGTTCAAAGGAAATGTTTTTTCATATGATCACATCAGCGCCTTGGGTGATGTATCCCGAAATCGGTGAGACCCCAAGTAAAAAATGGAACTTTCGCGAACCTAGCAGAGCGGATGGAAGCAAGATTTTTGGTTTGATTGCAGACTGCCCGCCATTGGATGTGAACTCTTCGTACTGCAATTTTCTTCAAGCAGCGCATTTCAGTGACACTTGCATCATTGCAGAGCAAGACAAAGACATTGCGGGTTTTATCTCAAGTTACAAAAAACCCAGCGATCCTAATGTGTTGTTCGTATGGCAAGTGGCTGTCTCTCCTCGCTATCGCGGTAAAGGCTTGGCTTACAAAATGCTCGACCAGTTGTTACAGCGCAAATCGCTGCAAGGTGTCGATGCAGTAGAAACCACCATCACGAAAGACAATGACGCGTCTTGGTCATTGTTCAAAAAACTCGATGCCAATAACGGCAATGGTGGTGAAGTCAGTACTTTCCTAGACGAAGAAGCACATTTCAAAGGCACGCACGATACCGAGTATTTGTATCGCATCCCTTTAAATAATCCTCAATAAACAGGAGCCATAACGGTCTTTCACATGGATATTTTTAAAAAACGAGAATCCCAAGTACGTTCATACTCAAACAGTTTTCCGGTGGTATTCAAAAAAGCAAAAGGTTGCTGGCTAGAAACTGATCAAGGCGAGCGCTATCTGGACTTTCTTGCCGGTGCCGGATCGCTTAACTATGGGCACAACAACCCAGTCCTTAAGCAAGCACTATTGGAATACATTGAAGCCGACGGCATCACACACGGATTGGATATGCACTCCGACGCAAAAGCGATGTTTCTCAAGTCGCTGCAGCGTTACATCCTTGTCCCAAGAGATCTTGATTACAAAGTCCAGTTTACTGGCCCAACGGGCACCAACGCCGTCGAGGCTGCGCTGAAATTGGCGCGTAAAGTAACGGGTCGCAGCAACATCGTTGCTTTCACCAACGGTTTCCACGGTTGTACCGCGGGCGCATTGGCTGCTACGGGTAACCAACATCACCGTGGTGGTAACGGTGCACCACTTAGCAACGTAACTCGTATTCCATTTGACGGTTACGCGAACATTGATGGTTTGGCATTTTTTGAAACCATGCTCTCTGATAACTCAAGCGGTATGGATAAGCCAGCGGCGGTTCTGCTGGAAACGGTTCAGGGTGAAGGCGGCTTGAACGTGGCGTCAAATGAATGGTTACAGCGCTTGAGCAAACTTTGTAAAGCGCACGACATTTTACTGATTGTTGATGATATTCAAGCAGGTTGTGGTCGTACTGGTACCTTCTTCAGCTTCGAGCCATCGGGCATCAAACCAGACATGGTGACGCTATCGAAATCGATCGGTGGTTACGGCTTGCCAATGGCCATTGTTCTGCTGAAACCTGAACTGGATAAGTGGAAACCGGGCGAGCACAACGGTACGTTTCGTGGCAACAACCACGCCTTCGTGACTGCCGCGAAAGCACTTGAAATCTATTGGGCAAACGACCAGTTCGCAACGCACATTGGTCAATGTTCAGAGATGGTTTCGAACACGATTCAGCGTTTGGTTAAACGCTACCCAGAGCTGTTTGTACAGCAGAAAGGTCGCGGCATGATGATAGGTATCGAATGTCGCAATGGCGATCTGTCGGATGAGATTGCTAAGACTTGTTTTGAACTGGGTATGGTGATTGAAAC
Protein-coding regions in this window:
- the choW gene encoding choline ABC transporter permease subunit, giving the protein MNFITDNKIPLGQWMETGVDWLTTNASGLFDAISIFLETIILFVVDIFKWMPPAAPIVLTAAIAWYLHRSVPLVLFIVAALLTILNLGYWQEMLETFVLVFAATTISVLIGVPLGIMAAHRPWLYTLLRPILDLMQTVPTFVYLIPTLVLFGLGIVPGLISTIIFAIAAPIRLTYLGITKVPEELIEAGKAFGANRMKLLFKVELPAAMPSIMAGVTQCIMLSLSMVVIAALVGADGLGKPVVRALNTVNISQGFEAGLAIVLVAIILDRLCKTPNQKEA
- the choV gene encoding choline ABC transporter ATP-binding protein, whose amino-acid sequence is MDAITIKNLDVVFGDQQQKALELLDQGKARQEIIDQTGQVVGVDNVSMSVKEGEICVLMGLSGSGKSSLLRAVNGLNAISRGALEIKDGEQKVDLANCDESTLRHLRTHRISMVFQKFALMPWLSVLDNVAFGLEMQGMPKAERREKAKQQLGMVGLTEWADKFPHELSGGMQQRVGLARAFAMDTDILLMDEPFSALDPLIRAQLQDELIALQEKLNKTILFVSHDLDEALKIGNNIAIMESGKLIQHGKPEQIVLQPETEYVRDFVAHTNPLNVLKGRSLMQPVGELKQQQDKLEVCSAKQVWVEQTPASVQLVESKNLKLIEWQQGQFDIDQVDQNTIVVASPEIGMREAIELKQRSGQPILLVENGKLVGVLNDSNFYDALLGNYNAPQAA
- a CDS encoding tetratricopeptide repeat protein; translation: MRILILLLGLFSFVQPTLAEQKSYSESDLLDRPLMERYILDELKALRQEQQDLERKLVIQITDRELSVADKSLNYANVTVTYFFYIIAGVASLIAFVGWQSLNEFKSNTREMADKRLDAIAKEYEKKFSVLERDLKRKTRIISENNREIEKINEIHNLWLRAQSMPTPEQKIDVYDEILGIRPGDLEALTYKADAAMEINEYHWALSLSNRVLDLDTTNGPALYQRACAYSRLGVEEQAIEDLERAIEASPSIRDLINTEPDLEGLHGNPRFDALLHNEH
- the ectA gene encoding diaminobutyrate acetyltransferase, translating into MITSAPWVMYPEIGETPSKKWNFREPSRADGSKIFGLIADCPPLDVNSSYCNFLQAAHFSDTCIIAEQDKDIAGFISSYKKPSDPNVLFVWQVAVSPRYRGKGLAYKMLDQLLQRKSLQGVDAVETTITKDNDASWSLFKKLDANNGNGGEVSTFLDEEAHFKGTHDTEYLYRIPLNNPQ
- the ectB gene encoding diaminobutyrate--2-oxoglutarate transaminase; the protein is MDIFKKRESQVRSYSNSFPVVFKKAKGCWLETDQGERYLDFLAGAGSLNYGHNNPVLKQALLEYIEADGITHGLDMHSDAKAMFLKSLQRYILVPRDLDYKVQFTGPTGTNAVEAALKLARKVTGRSNIVAFTNGFHGCTAGALAATGNQHHRGGNGAPLSNVTRIPFDGYANIDGLAFFETMLSDNSSGMDKPAAVLLETVQGEGGLNVASNEWLQRLSKLCKAHDILLIVDDIQAGCGRTGTFFSFEPSGIKPDMVTLSKSIGGYGLPMAIVLLKPELDKWKPGEHNGTFRGNNHAFVTAAKALEIYWANDQFATHIGQCSEMVSNTIQRLVKRYPELFVQQKGRGMMIGIECRNGDLSDEIAKTCFELGMVIETAGPDDEIVKFFCPLTITEQELEQGLSIFENAVESVATKYFKKAS